A single Penaeus vannamei isolate JL-2024 chromosome 22, ASM4276789v1, whole genome shotgun sequence DNA region contains:
- the LOC138865807 gene encoding dnaJ homolog subfamily C member 7 homolog has translation MRIYLQILIFVFPNRGVALTGVATGFFNGGFGSGGFGSGGFGSGGFGSGGFGSGGFGSGGFGSGGYGSGGFGSGYGSSGGYGSSSCRYWCRTPYNQYYCCENSNQGPSNVAVHPGRCPHVRPTCPDVRSLAPRSCSSDGGCGWQEKCCFDTCLGHHVCKPAQRW, from the exons ATGAGGATTTATTTACAGATTTTGATTTTCGTGTTTCCCAACAGAGGAGTGGCTTTGACGGGAGTGGCGACCGGATTTTTCAACGGGGGGTTTGGGTCGGGAGGCTTCGGGTCGGGTGGTTTCGGGTCGGGAGGCTTCGGGTCGGGTGGTTTCGGGTCGGGAGGCTTCGGGTCGGGTGGTTTCGGGTCTGGAGGCTACGGGTCGGGTGGTTTCGGGTCAGGATACGGTTCGTCGGGTGGATACGGAAGCAGCTCCTGCAGGTATTGGTGCAGGACGCCCTACAACCAGTACTACTGCTGCGAGAACTCCAATCAAGGCCCCAGCAACGTGGCGG tCCACCCCGGGAGGTGCCCCCACGTGCGCCCCACCTGCCCGGACGTCCGCAGTCTGGCGCCGAGGAGCTGCAGCAGCGACGGCGGCTGCGGCTGGCAAGAGAAGTGCTGCTTCGACACCTGCCTCGGCCACCACGTCTGCAAGCCCGCCCAGAGGTGGTGA
- the LOC113808200 gene encoding keratin, type I cytoskeletal 9-like, whose protein sequence is MLPENPYKFSSFAFGSKTAGMAMTNGRHGRSKAYKEKEDRRRRNIQQELYMLSRRKAVQRSVLFFALVASALAQQRILNNRHGWYGSGNNYGSSGFHSGGGSSSGSYGGGGSSGSYGGGFGSSGSGGGSSSGGVLVTGVISGLVAGVRPTSGGFGSSGFGSGGSSGSGNYGSGGFGSGGFGSGGFGSGGFGSGGFILGNLVSGGSGSGGGGYGGGSSGSSGSSSSSSCRYWCKSGSNQFYCCEDSSQTASNIAVHPGSCPEVRPFCPGTRGLPPKTCSNDGSCGWQDKCCFDNCLKLHVCKPALKCTMRNSNLEILWKYQWQHWSHPSVLYILPNMEPCLDLEHLAPSEEFDAYAMNERRSCHEMSPAYEKGNGGGTVEITGRCYEMRVHLILFALLSVALGKKAGSTRHYSGWGGPSGTSSGRPSSSGSSGGNAGSTGSSGGFSSSNSGSGFGSGSLGSGGAGTLTSAGASAGYSGGLGGFGAAGSASGSFTSTGTNSGGFVSSGSAAGSFASGGSGGFGAAGSASGSFVSGGHGSVSAGSGSAAFASGGSGAGGFASSGSGSSAFGSGGSNAGGFTSGGAGSGGHGSGAVGAGGFGSGGSGAGGFGSGGTGAGGFGSGGSNAGGYGSGGSGSGGFGSGGSGSGGFGTGGSGSGGFGTGGSGSGGFGSVGTGAGGYGSGGSGSGGFGSGGSGSGGFGSGGFGAGGSGSGGNFGSGGHGSGNFGSGNFGSGGSGTGSFGSSGSGSGTSGGHASGGFGTGGSTSGNYVSGGHGFGNSGSGGSSSGSFGNGGSGSGNFGSGGSASGGFGSGGSASGGFGSGGSASGGFGSGGSASGGFGSGGSTSGSFGYGSHANLVAGGSSSGASSCRYWCKNSSNQLYCCENSGQGTSNVEVHPGKCPPVRPQCPDARHLPKTCSNDGSCNSLDKCCFDNCIQLHVCKPALKCFIVPLAYLTISLNISKTNALNPQHMAFEIEVNALVVLCVLVGVVGGQRTRGWHGYSGGSGGGSVGG, encoded by the exons ATGTTGCCAGAAAATCCCTACAAATTCTCGAGTTTTGCTTTTGGTTCCAAGACGGCAGGGATGGCGATGACAAACGGTCGTCACGGCAGAAGTAAAGcatataaagagaaggaggacaggAGACGTCGTAACATTCAGCAAGAGCTCTACATGCTATCACGAAGGAAAGCCG TGCAAAGGTCTGTGCTGTTTTTCGCCCTCGTGGCCTCGGCGCTCGCTCAGCAGAGGATCCTAAACAACCGACACGGCTGGTACGGTTCTGGAAACAATTACGGTTCCTCGGGTTTCCACAGCGGCGGCGGCAGTTCTTCAGGCTCTTATGGAGGCGGCGGTTCTTCGGGCTCTTATGGCGGCGGCTTCGGTTCTTCTGGTTCTGGAGGCGGTTCAAGTAGTGGCGG AGTCCTCGTGACAGGAGTCATCAGCGGCCTCGTGGCTGGCGTCCGCCCGACCTCTGGAGGCTTTGGATCAAGCGGCTTCGGCTCAGGCGGGAGCTCTGGCTCAGGAAACTACGGGTCGGGAGGTTTCGGTTCAGGAGGGTTCGGTTCGGGAGGTTTCGGTTCAGGAGGGTTCGGTTCGGGAGGATTCATCTTAGGAAACCTTGTGTCTGGAGGGTCAGGATCTGGAGGCGGCGGCTACGGGGgaggcagcagcggcagcagcggcagcagcagcagcagctcctGCAGGTACTGGTGCAAAAGCGGCAGCAACCAGTTCTACTGCTGCGAGGACTCCAGCCAGACCGCCAGCAATATAGCCG TTCACCCGGGAAGTTGCCCCGAAGTGCGCCCGTTTTGCCCGGGAACACGAGGTCTGCCGCCCAAGACTTGCAGCAACGACGGCTCGTGCGGCTGGCAAGACAAATGCTGCTTCGATAACTGCCTGAAGCTGCACGTGTGTAAACCTGCTCTAAAATG TACAATGAGAAAT TCTAATCTAGAGATTTTGTGGAAATATCAGTGGCAGCACTGGTCACATCCCTCCGTG CTCTATATTCTCCCGAACATGGAGCCTTGTTTGGATTTAGAACATCTGGCGCCGTCGGAGGAGTTTGACGCTT ACGCCATGAACGAGAGGCGCTCCTGTCATGAGATGTCACCGGCATATGAGAAGGGCAATGGAGGCGGGACAGTGGAGATAACAGGGCGTTGCTATGAAA TGCGTGTTCACTTGATCTTGTTTGCTCTGCTGAGTGTAGCGTTGGGAAAAAAGGCCGGAAGCACCCGGCACTACAGTGGCTGGGGAGGTCCTTCGGGGACTTCGTCAGGGCGGCCTAGTTCTTCAGGTTCTTCAGGTGGAAACGCTGGGTCCACAGGTTCAAGTGGAGGCTTTAGTTCGTCGAATTCCGGGAGCGG ATTTGGTTCAGGGAGTCTCGGGTCTGGGGGCGCCGGGACTCTCACCTCGGCAGGAGCTTCTGCTGGTTATTCGGGAGGACTTGGAGGTTTTGGGGCTGCGGGATCGGCCTCAGGGAGCTTCACTTCTACAGGAACAAACTCAGGGGGTTTCGTGTCTAGTGGATCTGCAGCAGGGAGCTTCGCGAGTGGAGGATCAGGAGGATTCGGGGCTGCAGGATCAGCCTCAGGGAGCTTTGTGTCTGGAGGCCATGGGTCAGTCTCTGCAGGATCTGGATCTGCAGCATTCGCGTCGGGCGGGTCGGGTGCGGGAGGCTTTGCGTCCTCAGGATCTGGCTCCTCAGCGTTCGGATCTGGTGGGTCTAATGCTGGAGGATTTACGTCTGGAGGAGCTGGTTCTGGAGGACACGGGTCCGGGGCAGTCGGTGCTGGAGGATTCGGCTCTGGAGGATCTGGCGCGGGAGGGTTCGGGTCCGGGGGCACCGGTGCAGGAGGATTCGGGTCCGGAGGATCTAACGCTGGAGGATATGGGTCCGGAGGATCTGGCTCAGGAGGCTTCGGATCTGGAGGATCTGGCTCAGGAGGCTTCGGAACTGGAGGATCTGGCTCAGGAGGCTTCGGAACTGGAGGATCTGGCTCAGGAGGGTTCGGGTCCGTGGGCACCGGTGCTGGAGGATATGGGTCAGGAGGATCTGGTTCAGGAGGCTTCGGATCTGGAGGATCTGGTTCCGGAGGATTCGGGTCCGGAGGGTTCGGTGCTGGGGGATCCGGGTCGGGTGGAAACTTTGGCTCTGGGGGCCATGGTTCGGGAAACTTCGGGTCTGGAAACTTTGGTTCTGGAGGGTCTGGAACTGGTAGCTTCGGGTCTAGTGGTTCTGGGTCTGGGACTTCTGGCGGCCACGCTTCAGGAGGTTTCGGCACAGGAGGATCTACTTCAGGAAACTATGTATCTGGGGGGCATGGATTTGGAAATTCCGGGTCAGGAGGGTCCTCTTCAGGAAGCTTCGGAAATGGAGGTTCGGGGTCTGGAAATTTCGGGTCTGGAGGATCTGCGTCAGGAGGCTTTGGTTCTGGAGGATCTGCGTCAGGAGGCTTTGGTTCTGGAGGATCTGCGTCAGGAGGCTTTGGTTCTGGAGGATCTGCGTCAGGAGGCTTTGGCTCTGGAGGGTCGACTTCAGGAAGCTTTGGTTACGGATCACACGCAAACCTCGTTGCTGGAGGATCTTCATCGGGGGCCTCCTCCTGCAGGTACTGGTGCAAGAACTCCTCCAACCAACTGTACTGCTGCGAGAACTCCGGCCAGGGAACGAGTAACGTGGAAG TGCATCCGGGAAAGTGTCCGCCCGTTCGCCCACAGTGCCCCGACGCGCGCCATCTACCCAAGACTTGCAGCAACGATGGCTCTTGCAACTCGCTAGACAAATGTTGCTTCGACAACTGCATTCAATTGCATGTGTGCAAACCTGCCCTGAAATG ttTCATTGTTCCATTGGCATATCTTACTATATCCCTGA ATATCTCTAAAACTAACGCACTAAATCCACAACATATGGCATTTGAAATTGAAG TGAACGCGTTGGTGGTTCTCTGTGTCctcgtgggcgtggtgggcggacAAAGAACGAGAGGTTGGCACGGGTACTCGGGCGGTTCCGGTGGAGGCTCCGTCGGCGGGTGA
- the LOC113808202 gene encoding uncharacterized protein gives MQNHAQRQSETIIHFYPTVHAGLVLCALVSLSAGQTRITNNRGFGYSGGSSGSFGGGLVSGGFGGGGFGNAGFGSGGFGGLSGGYGGGSSSCRYWCRTPLNQYYCCGNTGQSSNLVAVHRGRCPQVRPYCPGTRDGPPRPCSNDGDCSWLDKCCYDTCLGQHVCKPAQNY, from the exons ATGCAGAATCACGCCCAACGTCAGTCAGAaactattattcatttttatcccaCAGTGCATGCGGGCTTGGTATTGTGCGCCCTCGTGAGTCTGTCGGCGGGGCAGACGAGGATCACCAACAACCGAGGGTTTGGGTACTCAGGAGGATCCTCGGGCAG TTTCGGCGGCGGCTTAGTGTCTGGCGGCTTCGGTGGCGGAGGCTTCGGCAACGCAGGTTTCGGCTCTGGGGGCTTCGGAGGCCTTTCGGGAGGATACGGAGGAGGCAGCAGCTCCTGCAGGTACTGGTGCCGGACGCCGCTCAATCAATACTACTGCTGCGGAAACACCGGCCAGAGCAGTAACTTAGTTGCAG TTCATCGCGGGAGATGCCCTCAAGTGCGACCATACTGCCCGGGGACGCGCGACGGGCCTCCGAGACCCTGCAGTAATGATGGGGACTGCAGCTGGCTGGACAAGTGCTGCTATGACACCTGTTTGGGCCAACACGTGTGCAAGCCAGCGCAGAACTATTAG